Below is a window of bacterium DNA.
GCGCCTATTTAATAGCCAAAAAAGAGGGATTAAAAAATGTATATGTAGGAAATGTTTAAAAAATATAAATTAAGAACACCCCCTGATGAAACTCTTATCTGAAAAGGTTTAAACACTCTTATTTTCCTTTTTTATCTTTATAAATATACTATTTCCTCTCTGGATCTAAAAGCAAAAAAGGCTAAAACACAAACTATTTTTAAACTTTTCTTTATAAAATGTTAAAATTAGAAAGATGAACTGGCAAGATTTAGTTGATTATTTAGTAGCAAATAAAATCCTTAAAACCCCTCATATTATTCGGGCTTTTTTCAAAGTGGAACGGAAAAATTTTATGCCGCAGAATATCCGCTACTTAGCAAACAAAGATGCAGCTCTGCCAATAGGTTATGGCCAGACAATTTCTCAACCTACCACCGTGGCTATAATGCTTGAACTTCTTCAGCCAGAAGAAGGAAATAAAGTTTTGGACATTGGCTCAGGCTCCGGATGGACTACTGCTTTGCTGGCTGAAATAGTCGGCCAGAAAGGCGAGGTATACGCAGTAGAGATCATCCCCCAGCTCCTTAAATTTGGAAAAAACAATGTAAAAAAAGCCGGCTACAAAAATGTTAAATTTTTCCAGAGCAATGGATCTTTAGGGCTGAAAAAATTTGCTCCCTATGAACGCATTCTTTGTAGTGCTGCAGCACCAAAAGTACCCCTAAGCCTAAAAAAACAACTTGCTCCTAAAGGAAATTTGGTCATTCCTGTAGGTTCAATCTCTCAAGCCTTAGTTTTGATTAAGCGCGGAAAAAACTTTTCTTTTACAGAGGAACGCTATCCCGGTTTTATGTTTGTCCGATTAAGAGGAAAGTATGGCTTTAAATAAACTTCCCAAAGTAATAATCGTTGGTGCTATAAATTCAGGCAAATCAACTCTTTTTAATCGTCTTATTGGCGAACAAAAAGCTGTTACCTCTAAAATACCCGGCACCACCAGAGACTGGGTAAGCAAGGAAACAGCTTTTTCTGGCAAACCAGCTCTTTTAATTGACACCGCTGGCTTTTTGGAAGAAGAAACTCCTCTTGAAGAAAAAGTAAAAAAATTCTGGGAAAACATTATTCAAAAAGCTAATCTTTTTATCTTTGTTGCTGACAGCCGCAAGGGATCTACTCCGGAAGATAAAAAAATCCTTTCTTTTTTAAGACGCTTCTCTGTCCCTATAATCTTGGTTATCAATAAAGTTGATAATCCTAAATTAGCTGAGGAAAAACTTAGAGTTTTTAGCGAACTTGGTATTCAAGATATTGTCTGGATTTCTGCTTTGCTCAAAAAGAACCTTCCTTATTTAGAAGAAAAGATTGCTTCCTATCTGCCTAAAAGACAAAAAGACAAAAAACCTGAAACCAAAATTGCGCTTATTGGCAGACCAAATGTAGGCAAATCAACTCTCTTAAATGCCCTTACCCAAACAGAAAGAGCTTTAATTGACAAACAGAGCGGCACTACCAGAGATGAATTGGAAGCCAAATTAAACTCTACCATCACCCTTGTAGACACACCGGGACTAAAAAGAAAAAGTAAAGTTAGACGCCTATTGGAGTTTTTCTCTGCCCGCCGCTCTCTTTATAACATAAAAAAAGCTGATCTTGTAATTTTGGTAATTGATGCCTCTGAAGGCATAGTACACCAAGAAATTAAGATTGCTTCTCTCTGCCAAAAAGCTGGCCGTAGACCAATAATAGTTATTAATAAAAGCGACTTGGTAAGCAAAGACAAACTAAAAGAAGTGATTCAGCAAATCAATGCCCGACTTTACTTTCTTAAACCCTTAAAGATTTTTCCTGTATCAGCTCTTAAGGGAAAAGGGATAACAAAACTGAGAAAAGCCCTTAAGAAAACCGCTTAAGTCATCGCTTATTTCTTCAACCCTCTCGAGAATTATAGAGGGAATATAAATAAAACCCCTTTGCGATACAGGCAAAAGACGCAGCCAAACCCTACCCACAATCGCTTTTTTATTTATAGGCCCAAAAACTCGCGAATCTTCAGAAACCGTTCTGTTATCTCCTAAAACAAAGTACTCGTTTTCGCCAAGTGTAATATCTACTGACCCTTGAGTTAAAACTTTAATATATGGTTCCCTGACTAAAAAGATACCCTCTTCAGAAGAAATATAGATGCGTTGCTTTAAAATCCTTACTCTCTCATGAGGCAAAGCAATAATACGCTTAATATAGACAGCATAAGGATTGTCTGGTGCTTGAAAAACTATCACTTCTCCCCTTTGTAGTTTAAAATGAGGGGTAATTTTTTCTATCCAAAGATAATCCCCATTGGAAAAACTTGGCTCCATACTGTTTCCTCTTACTATAAAAGGTTCAGCTATAAATAAACGAAAAAGGATAAGAAAAGCCAAAAACAGCAAAAAACCTTTGCCTAAAAAAGAAAATATCCTTCTAAGTTCTCGCCACTTTAACATAAGCGTCAATTATAACATAAATAAAAACAGCCATTGCAACCCAAGCCTATTTCCTGCCTGCCTGTTTACTTTCCTCTATTATTTTTGCCAAATGCTCCTCTCTGGTTTTAGCCAAACGCTCCAGTGCTTGATCAAAATCCTCAAGCAAGATATTAGCCTGCTCTGCCCCTAAAAAGTAAGGCAAAATAACAAAATCAGCCCCCTCTTCATAAAGCTTCAAAGCTTCAGAGTAATCACCAGCCACTACATAGATAAAAGCTTGAGGGTTTTTCTGATTTAATTCCTTTATTAAAGAAAGATTAGTCTTGAAATCAGGGATTGTAGAGACAACCAAAGCGGCTTTATCTAAATTAACCTGCTCTCTAATTTCTGGCTCCAAGGCATCTCCGTAAACAGTGCGTACTTTATTTTTATAGCGGCTGATAACATCAGGGTTGTGATCCACTAAAATAACTTTCCTTTTTAGTTTTAACAAGGTCTTTATTAGCCTAGCCCCAATGCGATGACCGCCAAAAACAACAGCGTGATTACTTAAAGTCTTTAGCTCTTTATCTTCAATATGTTTTTTAAACAAACTCAAAGGCAAAACCCTATCCCAAACCTTAACTAACCAAAGCCCCAACCTATCCATATATTCAAAAACATAAGAAGCAAAAAAGGAAGAAGCTAAAAAGTTGTATCCTGCTAAATTAAAAGCCTGACTAGAAAGGGAGTGGGAAACAGTAAGAGAAAACTCTGATGACTGCCCCATTATTAAACCAGACTCCACAGAAAGAGGCCGAGAAAAACGGGAAAGAAAGCCTAAAAGCATATAAATAATCGGCTTAAAAGCTATGGTCAGGCTTAAAAGAATAATAAAAGGTATTAAAAGGTTTTTAAAAGAAGCAACATCCAACTGCAACCCTAATGTCAAAAATAAAAGCATAACAAAAAAGTCTCTTAGCGGTCTCATTCTTGAAGATATCTCATAACGATAAAGTAAAGGCGAAAGGCTTAAACCTCCTAAAAACGCACCAGCTGCCAAAGATAAACCAAAATACTCTGAAACCATTGAAAAAGAAAAAAGCACTCCCAAAGAAAGCAAAAACAAAAGCTCCTCTGAATAAGCCGCAAAAGCAAAAAGGCGGGGGAAAACAAAGTAACCGCCTGTAAAAGCTAAAAGAAACAAACTGCCCAATCCGATCAAATGTTCAGAGATACTCAAGCTTTTATCCTCTACTAAAGCTAAACAGAAAATTGCCAAAAGGTCCTGCAGTAAAAGAATTGCTAAAGAAAGGTATCCCAAAGTGGTATTTAAACGATTCTGTTCAGCCAAAGTTTTGACTACCAAGAGCGTAGAAGAAAAACTCAAAACCACGCCAAAAATAATCTTACCCTGCCCCAAAAAATCAAAGTAAGGGAGGCGGCTAAAAATTAAGACAAAAACAAGGGTGTTAATTGCTCCTACTAAAAAACCCAAAAGGGCAACCTTAAAGTTCTTAAAGATAGCTACCAAATCCAATTCCAATCCAGCCAAAAAAAGCAAAAAAGCAATTCCAATCAAAGAAAAGGATTCTAAAAGAGGCATCTGCTCTGAAGGAATAATCCGCAGCACTGGACCAAGCAAAAATCCAGCTAAAAGATAAACCGGAAGCAAAGGCTGACGCAAAACTCTAAAAATCAAAGCTAAAGCCGCTAAACCAACTACCAAAAGCCCGATTTGAAAAAAGAGTGACATCAGAAAAATTATACCATATTTTCCTGCCGTTTAGAGTAAAACTACTTTTTTGCTTCCAATTTCAACTTTTTGATTTGGTCCCTTAAAAGCGCTGCTCTCTCAAACTCCAGATTTTGCGCTGCCAACTCCATTTTGGCGGTTAATTCTTTAATAAGATGTTTTCTTTCTTCTTCAGGGATTCCCCTGGAGCCAATCTCTTGCAAATCTCTTTCTTCCTCAGTTAAACTTTCGCTCTTGAGCCAAATTTGAATACTTTTTTTAATGCTCTTTGGCACCTTACAATACTTGCGATTATACTCTTTTTGAGCCTTGCGCCTCCGTTGAGTCTCTGCAATCGCTCTTTTCATTGATCCGGTTAAACGATCAGCATAAAGTATTGCTTTTCCTTCCTTGTGTCTAGCTGCCCGCCCCATTGTTTGTATTAAAGCCCACTCACTGCGTAAAAACCCTTCTTTGTCTGCATCTAAAATCGCAACCAAAGAAACCTCAGGCAAATCTAAGCCTTCACGCAAAAGATTAACCCCTATCAAAACATCATATTTTCCCTCACGCAGAGCCTTAAGAATTGGCGGCCGCTTCAAAGTTTCAATCTCTGAGTGCAGATAAGCAACCTTTATGTTTTCCTCACGCAAATAATCGGTCAGCTCCTCTGCTAACCGTTTGGTCAAAACCGTAACCAAAACCCGTTGGTCTTTTTTTACTCTTTTTTTAATCTCTGCTATCAAATCCGAAAGCTGATTTTTTGTTGGTCTTACCTCAACCTTTGGATCTAAGAGGTAAGTGGGCCTGATTATTTGCTCCACTATACAAGAAGAAGGAACTAAATCTTTTAGAGGTGTCTTTTCTATCTTCTCTTCACTTATCTTGCCTGTATGAGATAAAGCTTGCGCCAACTCCCAAGAACCGGGAGTAGCAGAAACATAGATAGCTTGATTAATATGACGACGAAACTCATTAAACTTGAGCGGGCGGTTGTCTAAAGCCGTAGGCAAACGAAACCCATACTTGACTAAGGTTTTTTTTCGAGAACGATCGCCAAAGCACATTCCTCTAATTTGGGGAATAGTCATATGGCTCTCATCAACAATTAGAAGAAAATCCTTGGGAAAATAATCCAAAAGGCAAGCCGGGGGCTCACCAGGTTTGCGCCCATCAAAATAAAGAGAGTAGTTTTCAATGCCAGAACAATAACCCGTTTCTCTAATCATTTCTATATCTTGTAAGGTGCGTTCCTTGATTCTCTGCGCTTCAAGCAGTTTGCCTTCCTGTTTAAACTTTTTAAACTGAATCCACATATCCTTTTCAATCTCATCCAAAATGTGATTGAGGCGGGCAGAAGAAGCAATAAAGTGTGTGGCAGGATAAATGACTACCCTCTGCAAATCTTCCTCTTTTAATTTGGTAAAAGGATTAATAGCCGAAATAGATTCAACTTCATCGTCAAAAAACTCTATCCGAAAAGCCCTATCCCCATAAGGGGGCAAAATCTCAATAACTTCACCGTGGAGAGAAAAAGAGGCTCTTTGCAGCTCAAAATCATTGCGCTTATACTGTAAATTAACTAATTGACGCTTGAGAATCTCTGGGCTATATATCTTGCCTTTTTCTATCTCTAAATGAAGGCGGTGGTACTCCCTAGGATTACCTAAGCCGTAAATACAAGACACAGAGGCAACAATAACAACATCTTTGCGAGTCATTAAGCTGTAAGTAGCTTCATTGCGTAAGCGGCTAATCTCCTCATTGATTTGGGCATCTTTGTCAATATAAGTATCTGTATGCGGCATATAGGCTTCGGGCTGATAGTAATCGTAGTACGAAACAAAATATTTAACCGCATTTTTTGGAAAAAAGCTTTTGAACTCAGAATAAAGCTGTGCTGCCAAAATTTTATTATGCGAGATTACTAAAGTAGGCTTTTGCCACTCTTCTATCACTTTAGCTAAAGTAAAAGTCTTGCCTGATCCAGTCACCCCCAAAAGAACCTGATCTCTAACTCCCTTTCTTAAGTTTTTTAAAATCTTCTCAATTGCTTGGGGCTGGTCTCCAGCAGGCTTAAAAGAGGATATGAGCTTAAAATTCATCTTAACTTGCTAATCTATCTATCTTTCGCTGCTCTTTGAGTGTGTCTTTTCCGCCACTCTTTGATTTTTCGGTGGTTGCCAGAAAGAAGAACTTTGGGCACTTTTTTATTTTCAAAAACCTCTGGCCGAGTATAGTGAGGATACTCTAATAAAGGTTTCCCTTTTTTATCACAAAGCATAAAAGATTCCTCTTGGGGAGCCTCCTTCTTCTCCAAAACCCCAGGCAAAAGTCTAACAACAGCGTCAACTACAACTAAAGCTGCACTCTCCCCCCCACTCAAAACATAATCTCCTATAGAGATCTCCTCATCAACATATTCTCTAATCCGTTCATCAAATCCCTCATAATGACCACAAATTAAGGTAATACTTGCTTTTTTAGCCAGAGAAATAACCTTTTTTTGATTTAATTTCTTCCCTTTAGGGGTCAAAAGAATAAATTTGGTTTGGGGATCATCTTTTTTTATTTGGCGCAAAGCTTTAACTAAGACATCTACCCGCAATACCATACCAGCTCCTCCGCCATAAGGCCTGTCATCTACCTGCCTTCTTGGCCCTAAACCAAAATCTCTCAGATTATAAAGATTAAACTTTACGGCTCTAACTTTTTGCGCCTTAAAAATCATACTTTGCTGCAGGGGAGAAGAGAAAAACTCTGGGAAAAGGGTCAAGATATTTATACGCATAATAAAAATTTAAACAGAAATAAGAGGCGAATTTTTCGCCTTTTTCAGCCACCCTCTTCTGCAAAAACGGCTAAGTCTGAGGGGTTTCCTCTTTCTTCTCCGGCTCTTCCAGCTTCAAATTAATACGAGCTTTGTTTTTTAGGCCAATTACCCGTAAAACTGTGCGCACAGCATTAATAGTCTGCCCTTTCTTACCAATAACCTTGCCCAGATCTTCAGGGTTAACTTTCAAAGTGATTAAAACACCCATCTCATCAACCCTTCTGTCTGTTTTAACATCTTCAGGATGGTCAACAATAGCTTTGGCCACATACTCAACAAACTCTTGGTCTTTCTCCATAACTACTCCTTATTCCTTTAGTTTCTTGGGATACTGAGTGGGGCGGCCTCCTCCTGCTTAACGCAGGAGAAACACCACTCAAAAACAGCTAAAAAATACCATAGAGGCAATTTTGATTCAAGAGAAAAAGATAAACAAAGTAACTGAGCCTAGCTTAAACTTTTTATTTTGACAAAATTTTCTTTATCCACCTTCAATTGTTGCCTTTATTCTTCTTACCCCTGCACCACTTGATTCCTCTTTAATAATTCTAAAACAACCCAGCTCAGAGGTTGTTTTAGCATGAGGGCCGCGACAAACCTCTTTAGAAAAATCCCCTATAGAAAAAACTGAAACCTTTTCCCCATAACGACCTTGAAAAAAGGCTAAAGCTCCGCTTTTCTTAGCCTCATCAGGAGTCATCACCTCTTTTTTGACTGGCAAATTTTCTTTAATTTTTTGATTCACTAAATTCTCTACTTTTCTCAATTCTTCCTCGGTTAATTTTCTCGGAAAAGTAATGTCAAAACGCAGTCTCTCCGGATTAATATCCTGACCTGCTTGCCTAACCTCTTTGCCTAAAACCTCGCGCAAAGCCTGATGAAGCAAGTGAGCGGCGGTGTGCAGGCAAGCAACCCGTTTTTTCTCTTGAGCTGACAAAACCTCTCTGGTCAAAACCGCCTTTCTGGCCTTATCTCTCTGTTTTCTTAAAAGGGACTCAAACTCCTTCCAGTTGATTTTAATTTTATGCTCTAAAGCAAAGTTCTCAATGAATTCCCGGGGCAAACCAAAGGTGTCATACAAGAAAAAAGCATCTTGGGCATTAAGTGTTTTCTTGCGTTTGAAAATCTTTTCCAGCTGCTTTTGAGCCTGCCTGAGAGAACGATTAAATCTCTCCAACTCGGCCTTGAGAGCTGCCAAGATAGTTTCTCTTCGGTTGTCTAGTTCTGGATAAACAGGGGAAAACTCACTAATAACAAGATTGGCTAAATTTAGAAGCAAATCTTGAGGAGCCTGGAGGATTGAAGCCGCCACTTGGCTTCTCCTGATCAAACGTCTTAAAACATAACCCCTGTCTAAGTTGGAGGGCATTATTCCTTCAGAAAGGATAAAGACAACTGCGCGAATATGATCAGCCAAAATTCGTTGGTAACGAAGATTTTGGGACTGAACCTTGTTTTGAATTTCTTTAATCAAGGGGGCAAACAAGGAAGTGGTAAAAACATCTTCCTTTCTTTCCAGCACAGCCACTATTCTTTCCAGTCCCATACCTGTATCTACCCCAAAAGATTTAAGCGGCTTAAACTCCCCCTTTTTGTTTTTAAAATATTGGTTAAAAACCAAATTCCAGACCTCAACTCCGTCAACCAAGAACTCAACCGTTGGGCCACAAGGACCCTCTTCTCCGGTGGGACCCCAAAAATTGTCTTCTCGACCCTGAAGCTTAATTCTGTAGCCCAATTTTTCCAAAATAGCGATACTATCTTTATCTTGAGGCGTTTTTTCGTCTCCCTTAAAAGCAGTAACTTCTATTCTTTGAGGATCAATTCTGAGTTCTTTTTCCAAAAACTCTTTTGCCCACAAAATAGCCTCTTTTTTAAAATAATCACCAAAAGAGAAATTGCCCAGCATCTCAAAAAAAGTAAGATGAGTTTTGTCACCCACTTCCTCAATATCGCTTGTGCGTACACATTTCTGAACCGTAACTACCCGTTTTGCTTCTGGCTGTCTTACCCCCAAAAACCAATCTTTAAACTGCTGCATTCCGGCTGTGGTGAAAAGAACTGAGGGATCATTCTCAGGAATTAAGGAGGAAGAGGGATAAATCTTGTGCCCTTTTTCTTTAAAAAAAGAGAGAAATTTGTCCCGAAGATTTTGGGCAGAAGGAGTTTTCATACTTTTATATCTTTATTCCTAACCAGTTTTTAATCATCAAAACTATAGGCGGTAAACTTATCTTTGACAAGACTTTTTTTTCTCCTTTCTTTTTATCAACCCACCACTGACCATAAAGGTCATCATATATCTTCTTTATTTCCTGCACTTTTTGAAAATAGCTGTAAGTTTCGGGGTTTAATCCTCGAGTAGTTTTGTAAGCAGAGACATAATCAGCCAATCTATAGCCGCCGTTATAAGCAATAAGGGCTAAAGCCGGATCGTTGTATTTTTTCACATAAAAAGCTAAATACCAAGTACCATACTTGATATTAGTTTCAGGATCAAAAAGCTTATCAGCAGAAAAACTTTCCTCTTCACCCAAACGACGAGCAATTGAACGGGCGGTATTGGGTAAAAGCTGCATCAACCCTCTTGCCCCAGCAATGGAAACCGCATCTTTTCCAAATCTGCTCTCTGTCCAAATAGTAGCCGCCACCAAATTGGGATCAATATCGTTTTCCAAAGCATACTTTTTAATAAAATCTTTGTACGCTAAAGGATAAACTGAGTCAGCCAAAATTTTAGGCAATAACAAAAAAATTGCCCCAGCGATAATAATTAAAATCACTATCACCCACAAAATAATCCTTCTTGCTCCTACTTTAAGCATTAAGGAATAATTAACTTCTGTCCTACCCGCAAAGAAGTGGCATCAGCGATATTATTGGTTTCAGCTAACTCTTTCCAATCCACCCCAAACTTTTGGGCAATACCATAAAGAGTGTCTCCGGGCTCCACAGTATAGGTTTTTTGCGAAGCTGAAGTTTGTGACAAAGACTCTTGGGAAGTTGAAGTCGGCGCCTGAGTAACAGGTGACTCTTGGGAGGTAGAAGAAAAATCTTCCTTAAATATAGGTTGTTCAAAAGACTCGGTCGCAGAAGAGCTTTTGCTTTTTGCTCGAAAAACAAAACCCAAAAGCAAACAAACAACAACTACAAATAAACTCAGGGTAGCTCCGCCCAACAACTTAGCCAACTTTTCTTCCTCCATTACCCTTTGAATATAACAAACAAGAAAGAAAGAGGCAAACAACCATTTGTTTTAATAAACAGCAACTGAAGCAATTTTGTCATCAACACGCAAACGCATTAACCTCACCCCTTGAGTAACCCGGGACAAAGGTCTTAAAGATTTAAGCGGGGTCTTTATCATCTGCCCTTGTTTAGAGATTAAAATCAACTCTTTGTGATGAGTGCGTTTAATCAGGCGGGCTACCACTAATTTTCCTGTTCTGCGGCTTACTTTAGCTGCTCTCAATCCTTTACCACCTCTTCTCTGGATTTTGAAATAGTTCAGAGCAGATATTTTGCCATAACCCAACTCGCTAATAGTAAGCAGATAAAAATCTTCACCGCCTCTCTGCTTTAAAACCAAAAGACTATCTGCTTCTTCTTGATTTAAACCTGTCTCTTTTACAGCTTGAGCTACCTCTTCGTCCTCTTTATAAGCCTTGGCAATAACATCCATACCCACTAAATAATCATCTTCTCCTAATTCAATCCCCTTAACTCCACCGGCGCTCCTGCCCATTGGCCTGACCTCACTCTCTTTAAACCTGACTGACTGACCCAAAGCACTGACTAAAATTATCTCATCTCTGCCAGAAGTAGGCTGAGCCCAAAGAAGCTCATCTTCTTTACGGAGGCGAACAATAATAATACCTGATTTGCGAATTTTGGCTAGGTCACTAATTTTTACCTTTTTTACCACTCCTGCCTTAGTGGCCATAAACAGATATTCAAAATGGGAATCCAAAGCTAAATTAACTACCGCAGTTACCTTCTCTTGAGGTTTTAATTCAATAAAATTAACCAAAGGAGACCCTTTAGACTGCCGTGTACCTTCGGGCAGATCATAGACTAAAGCCTCTAAAACTCTCCCTTGATTAGTAAAAAACAAGAGCCTGTCATGTGTCATAGCAGCAAAAATCCGCGCTACCTCGTCTTCCTCCTTGGTAGCCATACCTAAAACCCCTTTGCCCCCTCGAGCTTGAGAACGATAAGTATTAATAGGCATTCGCTTGATATAGTTATCTGAAGTCAGAACCACTAAATTCAATTCATTAGCCACCAAATCCTCAAGAGACATCTCCCCTATTTTTTGCTTATATATCTTAGTACGCCGCTCATCAGCATACTTCTTTCTCAGCTCCTTGAGCTCCTTCTTGACTACTTTCAGAATCTCTTTGGCTGAAGACAAAAGTTTTTTTAGTTCTTTTATTAATTTTTTAATCTCCTTATATTCCTTTAAAACCTGTTTTCTCTCCAAGGCAGAAAGCTGGTGCAGGCGCATCTCTAAGATAGCCTCTGTTTGTTTGTCAGAGAGTTTAAATCTTTTGCGTAAGCGCTTATGAGCTTGTAGACGGTTAGCTGACTCTCTGATAGTTTTAATAACTTCGTCAAGGTGATCTAAAGCTGTTAACAACCCTTCTAAGATGTGTTTCCGCGCCTCAGCTTTTTTGAGTTCAAAACGAGTTCTGCGGGTAACGATCTCCTGGCGGTGATCAATATAAGCCTGCAAAAGGGTTTTTAAATTAAAAACCCGAGGCTGAATCCCTTTGTCTAAAGCCAGCATATTAACGTAGAGGATTTCCTGTAAAGGAGTAAATTTATAAAGCTGGTTTAGGACCTTTTTAGGATGGGCCTCTCTTTTTAACTCAATCACTATACGGATACCCTCTTTACCTGATTCATCTCTTAAATCAGCAATGCCTTTAACCTTTTTGTCTTTTACCAAAGCAGCAATCTTCTGCAAAAGAACAGCTTTATTAACCTGATAAGGAATCTCAGAAATAATAATACGAAATCTTCCCCGCGATCCTTCTTCTATCTCAGCTTTTGCCCTCATTATTACTTTGCCTTTGCCAGAAGAGTATAGAGCCTTTAACTCTTCCCAATCATAAACCAAACCTCCGGTAGGAAAATCAGGCCCTTTAACAAATTGAAGCAAATCTTCAACAGAAGCCTCCGGATTATCTATCAAATGGATTATAGCCTCTATTACTTCACCTAAATTATGGGGCGGAATACTGGTAGCCATACCAACAGCAATCCCTAAAGTGCCGTTAATAATTAAGTTAGGAAGCTTGGCAGGCAAAACTTTGGGCTCTTGCCTTGTGCCGTCATAATTGGGCATAAAATCAACGGTCTCTTTCTCAATGTCTAAAAGCATCTCTTCAGCTACAGGAGCAAGCTTGGATTCGGTATAACGCATCGCCGCCGCAGAGTCCCCATCAATTGAACCAAAGTTGCCTTGACCTGAGATAAGAGGATAACGCAGAGAAAAATCTTGCGCCATTCTCACCAAAGCATCATAAACAGCCACATCTCCATGAGGATGGTAGCGCCCTAAAACAGAACCTACAACAGTAGCTGATTTTCTGAATTTAGCTGAAGAGAGAAGTCCCATCTCCTTCATAGTGTAAAGAATGCGCCGATGCACTGGTTTTAAGCCATCCCTAACATCAGGCAAAGCGCGAGAAACTATCACTGACATTGCGTAATCCAAATAAGAGTTCTCCATCTCTTCAGAAATCTCTCTTGGCTTTATCTCTTGGGCAAATTTCTTTTTTTCTTCTGCCATATTTAAATATCTAAGTTTTTAACTTGGCTGGCTCTATTTTGAATAAACTTCTTTCTTCCT
It encodes the following:
- a CDS encoding lytic transglycosylase domain-containing protein, whose translation is MLKVGARRIILWVIVILIIIAGAIFLLLPKILADSVYPLAYKDFIKKYALENDIDPNLVAATIWTESRFGKDAVSIAGARGLMQLLPNTARSIARRLGEEESFSADKLFDPETNIKYGTWYLAFYVKKYNDPALALIAYNGGYRLADYVSAYKTTRGLNPETYSYFQKVQEIKKIYDDLYGQWWVDKKKGEKKVLSKISLPPIVLMIKNWLGIKI
- a CDS encoding alanine--tRNA ligase, with translation MKTPSAQNLRDKFLSFFKEKGHKIYPSSSLIPENDPSVLFTTAGMQQFKDWFLGVRQPEAKRVVTVQKCVRTSDIEEVGDKTHLTFFEMLGNFSFGDYFKKEAILWAKEFLEKELRIDPQRIEVTAFKGDEKTPQDKDSIAILEKLGYRIKLQGREDNFWGPTGEEGPCGPTVEFLVDGVEVWNLVFNQYFKNKKGEFKPLKSFGVDTGMGLERIVAVLERKEDVFTTSLFAPLIKEIQNKVQSQNLRYQRILADHIRAVVFILSEGIMPSNLDRGYVLRRLIRRSQVAASILQAPQDLLLNLANLVISEFSPVYPELDNRRETILAALKAELERFNRSLRQAQKQLEKIFKRKKTLNAQDAFFLYDTFGLPREFIENFALEHKIKINWKEFESLLRKQRDKARKAVLTREVLSAQEKKRVACLHTAAHLLHQALREVLGKEVRQAGQDINPERLRFDITFPRKLTEEELRKVENLVNQKIKENLPVKKEVMTPDEAKKSGALAFFQGRYGEKVSVFSIGDFSKEVCRGPHAKTTSELGCFRIIKEESSGAGVRRIKATIEGG
- the gyrA gene encoding DNA gyrase subunit A — its product is MAEEKKKFAQEIKPREISEEMENSYLDYAMSVIVSRALPDVRDGLKPVHRRILYTMKEMGLLSSAKFRKSATVVGSVLGRYHPHGDVAVYDALVRMAQDFSLRYPLISGQGNFGSIDGDSAAAMRYTESKLAPVAEEMLLDIEKETVDFMPNYDGTRQEPKVLPAKLPNLIINGTLGIAVGMATSIPPHNLGEVIEAIIHLIDNPEASVEDLLQFVKGPDFPTGGLVYDWEELKALYSSGKGKVIMRAKAEIEEGSRGRFRIIISEIPYQVNKAVLLQKIAALVKDKKVKGIADLRDESGKEGIRIVIELKREAHPKKVLNQLYKFTPLQEILYVNMLALDKGIQPRVFNLKTLLQAYIDHRQEIVTRRTRFELKKAEARKHILEGLLTALDHLDEVIKTIRESANRLQAHKRLRKRFKLSDKQTEAILEMRLHQLSALERKQVLKEYKEIKKLIKELKKLLSSAKEILKVVKKELKELRKKYADERRTKIYKQKIGEMSLEDLVANELNLVVLTSDNYIKRMPINTYRSQARGGKGVLGMATKEEDEVARIFAAMTHDRLLFFTNQGRVLEALVYDLPEGTRQSKGSPLVNFIELKPQEKVTAVVNLALDSHFEYLFMATKAGVVKKVKISDLAKIRKSGIIIVRLRKEDELLWAQPTSGRDEIILVSALGQSVRFKESEVRPMGRSAGGVKGIELGEDDYLVGMDVIAKAYKEDEEVAQAVKETGLNQEEADSLLVLKQRGGEDFYLLTISELGYGKISALNYFKIQRRGGKGLRAAKVSRRTGKLVVARLIKRTHHKELILISKQGQMIKTPLKSLRPLSRVTQGVRLMRLRVDDKIASVAVY
- a CDS encoding LysM peptidoglycan-binding domain-containing protein translates to MEEEKLAKLLGGATLSLFVVVVCLLLGFVFRAKSKSSSATESFEQPIFKEDFSSTSQESPVTQAPTSTSQESLSQTSASQKTYTVEPGDTLYGIAQKFGVDWKELAETNNIADATSLRVGQKLIIP